One genomic window of Bacteroidota bacterium includes the following:
- a CDS encoding choice-of-anchor D domain-containing protein: MKTLIKLSPFILISALFFTGAGMASGGIRGVRSGTMVTPRLVPSAAALSSPELLQPLSIHMKGENEDHPESPLTEEQWEAMKAATPVQFDGRGILTIDRSARQGMPPVNGNLQSIQAPFLTTNFEGTIQDFSIPCDAMVAVGPTHVISTGNSTIRIRPKTGAAATTIRADVFFGSRVTSDYFDPKVLYDVLENRFVLLYDELIDNTEANYFVAISQTSDALGSWYIYQFNMAVDGDSATGNWADFPGLGMDDNSLYMTANMFSFPTSTATFQYVKTRIVPKGLMYIGNPVPYIDILGVPGTGISAFTMKPCVSLSHTDEGRLLITPFAGGNAVGLYHITGGPFDPVLDKVAQIPVSGYSAPPDAPQKDCTLPSNSKIKLGDARTQDPVWRDGYLYATHTIGVTINGGPVSAVRYYKIKTSDATIATDETFGAENTWYFYPGVTVDGAGSVYFSFGRCNANEYASAYFSGKRKSDTNIQPSLLLKPGSVGYRCGSGQRWGDYEGISIDPSDTTDLKSSAWPVGLWAKGTNAWGSWVGKTAFFYHAISGTVLDDCDSSAGTAGDRTPVQLATVVLHRDSTILATTTTDSAGHYRFGFLDDGTYNVTLTLPPSSFALDAIPGTGGDSQTKLSATNLQVAVSGGASASELSTGNNFLIVRPHGVPAASGLSPNSYSSGEPDFTVTVSGTNFVPCSVVRFAGSNRATTFISPTTLQATILASDIDSTGSFLITVFSPSPGGGLSNTQKLTVHTPAPVFSVAPPSLSFGNVLVGHMKTDTVTVTNTGTDTLTISAAGSDDPQFTVSPANAAIPRQASLGFAVNYIPTSTDSASGHVIFVHDASTSPDSVDVFGGGRDSTTFRTATPREWATAVDNKLKHKSMKRKADKVFFKFSITAPANAILTPHLQLSFNMEIDHMTVYTSKAKADTVAYTGRIIDPKRKVWTYTFGGSVAAHQEIQMDGVGRKGKKIALKYLWSDNAVATKQKGVVPDSLSRIDLNQTGLPSPNLNNVGEELFPKGFGQDETYFSDVTPLIVGVPRGPKGASSVKLKKYASVIKSFIDTKTGTQHTQGPTCLNKLITGDSIKSQLTDLSPVKKNDNLFAQLLALKLNLGASETNKFPVGLGELTFFDTSDSANSFNGMLVSDVMNAGDTLISCLPLTAIVPSPSLAELLATLQKINSAFAESSNFKDTISFFEKIALPGVKPVSDVSYLRLTPGTVPRTFLSAGSVPPGIPLAYALYQNYPNPFNPVTSIQFDLPQPALVTLKIYDILGREVKVLLDQELYDEGVQGIDFDGAHFASGVYFYRLIAEGVKDEQDENSTSQRFVDVKKMILLR; the protein is encoded by the coding sequence ATGAAAACATTGATAAAACTTTCCCCCTTCATCCTTATTTCAGCCCTCTTCTTCACCGGGGCCGGAATGGCATCCGGAGGGATCCGGGGAGTCCGCTCGGGCACGATGGTGACGCCCAGGTTGGTTCCCTCGGCCGCGGCGCTCTCTTCTCCCGAATTGCTGCAGCCCCTTTCGATCCACATGAAGGGCGAGAACGAAGACCATCCCGAATCGCCGCTGACCGAGGAGCAATGGGAAGCGATGAAGGCGGCGACCCCCGTCCAGTTCGACGGGAGGGGGATTCTCACGATCGACCGGAGCGCCCGGCAGGGTATGCCGCCGGTGAACGGAAACCTTCAATCCATCCAGGCGCCGTTCCTTACCACAAACTTTGAGGGGACGATACAGGATTTCTCGATCCCTTGCGACGCGATGGTGGCGGTCGGTCCCACCCACGTCATCTCCACCGGGAATAGCACCATACGGATCCGCCCGAAGACCGGCGCCGCCGCTACGACGATACGCGCAGACGTGTTCTTCGGCTCAAGGGTTACCTCGGATTATTTCGACCCGAAGGTGTTGTACGACGTTCTGGAGAATCGGTTTGTGCTCCTCTACGACGAGCTGATCGACAACACCGAAGCGAATTATTTTGTGGCGATTTCCCAGACATCCGACGCGCTGGGTTCATGGTATATCTACCAGTTCAACATGGCAGTGGACGGCGACAGTGCGACCGGCAACTGGGCGGATTTTCCCGGCCTCGGCATGGACGACAATTCGCTCTACATGACCGCAAACATGTTTTCGTTCCCCACTTCGACCGCGACCTTTCAGTATGTGAAAACGCGCATCGTCCCGAAGGGCCTGATGTATATCGGGAACCCTGTGCCATACATCGATATCCTGGGCGTCCCGGGTACCGGGATTAGCGCATTCACGATGAAGCCTTGCGTCTCTCTCTCCCATACGGATGAGGGGCGCCTATTGATCACTCCTTTCGCCGGCGGGAATGCCGTCGGGCTCTATCATATTACCGGCGGCCCGTTCGATCCGGTCCTCGACAAGGTCGCCCAGATCCCCGTTTCCGGCTACAGCGCCCCTCCCGACGCCCCCCAGAAGGATTGCACGCTCCCCTCGAACAGCAAGATCAAATTGGGCGACGCGAGGACGCAGGATCCCGTCTGGAGGGACGGCTATCTCTACGCGACTCATACGATCGGTGTCACCATCAATGGGGGCCCCGTCTCGGCGGTCCGGTACTACAAGATCAAGACGTCCGATGCGACCATCGCCACGGATGAGACCTTCGGCGCAGAGAACACCTGGTACTTCTATCCCGGCGTGACGGTGGATGGCGCCGGAAGCGTCTATTTCTCCTTCGGACGTTGCAATGCGAACGAGTATGCATCGGCATATTTTTCCGGGAAACGGAAGTCCGACACGAACATACAGCCGAGCCTTCTTCTGAAGCCCGGAAGCGTCGGTTACCGGTGTGGTTCAGGCCAGCGGTGGGGCGATTACGAGGGGATCTCGATCGACCCCTCCGACACGACAGACCTGAAAAGCTCCGCCTGGCCCGTGGGCCTCTGGGCGAAGGGAACGAACGCGTGGGGATCGTGGGTGGGGAAAACCGCCTTTTTCTACCACGCGATCAGCGGAACGGTCCTCGACGATTGCGACAGCAGCGCCGGGACGGCAGGGGACAGGACGCCCGTTCAACTTGCCACGGTCGTTCTTCACCGCGACTCCACCATTCTCGCCACGACAACGACCGACAGCGCGGGACATTACCGGTTCGGATTCCTCGATGACGGCACTTACAACGTGACGCTTACTCTCCCGCCCTCCAGTTTTGCCCTCGACGCCATTCCGGGGACCGGAGGCGATTCTCAGACGAAGCTCAGTGCGACCAACCTCCAGGTGGCGGTCTCGGGCGGAGCCTCGGCGTCGGAGCTCTCGACCGGCAACAATTTTCTGATCGTCAGGCCTCACGGGGTCCCGGCGGCAAGCGGTCTCTCTCCGAACAGCTACTCTTCCGGCGAGCCCGATTTCACTGTGACCGTTTCGGGGACAAACTTCGTGCCCTGCTCGGTGGTGCGGTTCGCGGGAAGCAATCGCGCGACGACGTTTATCTCGCCGACAACGCTCCAAGCGACGATCCTCGCCTCCGATATCGATTCGACGGGATCGTTCCTGATCACCGTCTTCAGCCCGTCGCCGGGAGGGGGATTATCGAACACACAGAAGCTGACTGTTCATACTCCCGCTCCGGTCTTCTCGGTGGCGCCGCCGTCGCTTTCGTTCGGCAATGTCCTGGTCGGGCACATGAAGACCGATACCGTCACGGTGACCAACACCGGGACTGATACGCTGACGATTAGCGCAGCGGGATCGGACGACCCCCAGTTTACCGTCAGTCCCGCGAACGCTGCCATTCCCCGGCAGGCGAGCCTTGGGTTCGCGGTAAATTATATCCCAACCTCGACCGACAGCGCCTCGGGGCATGTGATCTTCGTGCACGACGCCTCGACATCCCCGGATTCCGTCGATGTCTTCGGCGGCGGACGCGACAGCACGACCTTTCGGACCGCGACACCCAGGGAATGGGCGACGGCGGTCGATAACAAGCTGAAACACAAGAGCATGAAGAGGAAGGCGGACAAGGTATTCTTCAAATTCAGCATTACGGCGCCCGCGAATGCGATCCTTACCCCTCATCTCCAGTTGTCGTTCAACATGGAGATCGATCACATGACCGTCTACACCTCGAAGGCGAAGGCCGATACCGTGGCGTATACCGGCCGTATCATCGATCCCAAGAGAAAAGTCTGGACCTACACGTTCGGGGGCTCGGTCGCAGCCCATCAGGAGATTCAGATGGACGGGGTGGGACGCAAGGGAAAGAAGATAGCCCTCAAGTATCTCTGGTCCGATAATGCGGTGGCGACGAAGCAGAAGGGGGTGGTGCCCGATTCCCTCAGCCGCATCGATCTGAACCAGACCGGCTTGCCCAGCCCGAATCTCAACAACGTGGGGGAGGAGCTCTTCCCCAAGGGGTTCGGACAGGATGAGACATACTTTTCGGATGTCACACCGCTTATCGTCGGCGTGCCCCGGGGGCCGAAGGGCGCAAGCTCGGTGAAACTTAAGAAGTACGCAAGCGTGATCAAGTCATTCATCGATACGAAAACCGGAACGCAGCATACGCAGGGCCCGACGTGCCTTAACAAGTTGATTACGGGTGATTCGATCAAGAGCCAGCTGACAGACCTCTCGCCCGTGAAGAAAAATGACAACCTGTTCGCTCAATTGCTGGCGCTCAAGCTGAACCTCGGTGCGAGTGAGACGAACAAATTTCCTGTCGGGTTGGGTGAGTTGACGTTTTTCGACACTTCCGATTCCGCCAATTCCTTCAACGGCATGCTGGTATCGGATGTCATGAATGCCGGCGACACGCTCATTTCCTGTCTGCCGCTGACGGCAATCGTCCCGTCTCCATCGCTGGCAGAGTTGCTCGCGACTCTTCAGAAGATCAATAGCGCGTTCGCGGAGTCAAGCAATTTCAAGGATACGATTTCGTTCTTCGAGAAAATCGCGTTGCCGGGCGTTAAACCGGTCAGCGACGTAAGTTATCTGCGTCTCACGCCGGGGACGGTTCCCCGCACCTTCCTCTCCGCCGGAAGCGTGCCCCCCGGGATTCCCCTGGCATATGCCCTGTACCAGAACTATCCCAATCCGTTCAACCCGGTGACGAGCATTCAGTTCGATCTTCCCCAGCCGGCGCTCGTGACGTTGAAGATCTATGATATTCTGGGGCGCGAGGTGAAGGTGCTTCTCGACCAGGAGCTCTACGATGAAGGAGTCCAGGGGATCGACTTCGACGGGGCGCACTTCGCCTCGGGGGTTTATTTTTACCGGCTGATCGCCGAGGGCGTGAAGGACGAGCAGGACGAGAATTCGACGTCCCAGCGGTTCGTCGATGTCAAGAAAATGATCCTCCTCAGATAG